From Domibacillus sp. DTU_2020_1001157_1_SI_ALB_TIR_016, a single genomic window includes:
- a CDS encoding iron-containing alcohol dehydrogenase family protein, whose protein sequence is MNRAVTNISIPAMMEIGVQVLDSVGERLRQYGFQRVTIMWDGFVEASYGPRLLSALHGCSVGTVLLDGTSDIHDITERAFQLTASDVVIGMGGGAVIDMAKYTAFLRKLPVISIPTAASNDGFASSGCSLMVNGKKTSVPAKIPFGIVAELTILEQAPAPFILAGIGDLLSNITALYDWQFEAEQGAAEVNAFAEMLSKKAVNSFIRTPMADIHAPILLKELISSMTMSGIATEISGSSAPISGSEHLISHALDQWAEKPQMHGIQVGVAAYIMSLVQEHRYERMHKVFSRTGFFDYVKTIGMKRSEFLMAIDRAPGIKPSRRTYLHEEVYREKAKQIVEQNSTLKEILH, encoded by the coding sequence ATGAATCGTGCAGTGACGAACATTTCGATCCCAGCGATGATGGAAATTGGCGTGCAGGTGCTGGATTCTGTAGGCGAGCGGTTACGCCAGTATGGATTTCAGCGTGTGACCATTATGTGGGATGGCTTTGTGGAAGCCTCATACGGACCCCGGCTTCTTTCCGCTTTACATGGCTGTTCAGTTGGGACGGTTCTTTTGGACGGAACGAGTGACATTCATGATATTACGGAGAGGGCGTTTCAATTAACGGCAAGCGATGTTGTCATTGGCATGGGCGGCGGTGCGGTGATCGACATGGCAAAGTACACCGCCTTCTTGCGGAAGCTGCCCGTTATCAGCATTCCTACAGCCGCTTCAAACGACGGATTCGCAAGCAGCGGCTGTTCTTTAATGGTTAATGGAAAAAAAACGAGCGTACCAGCTAAAATTCCATTTGGCATTGTAGCAGAACTGACTATTTTGGAGCAGGCACCGGCCCCGTTTATTCTGGCGGGAATTGGCGATCTGCTGTCGAATATTACAGCCTTATACGACTGGCAGTTTGAAGCAGAACAAGGGGCAGCAGAAGTAAATGCTTTTGCGGAAATGCTCAGTAAAAAAGCGGTTAACAGCTTCATCCGCACGCCTATGGCAGACATTCATGCCCCTATTCTACTGAAAGAGCTGATCAGCTCGATGACGATGAGCGGGATTGCCACTGAAATCAGCGGCTCAAGCGCTCCCATCAGCGGTTCAGAGCACTTGATTTCACACGCGCTTGACCAATGGGCAGAAAAGCCGCAAATGCACGGCATTCAAGTCGGTGTCGCTGCTTACATTATGTCGCTTGTGCAGGAGCATCGGTACGAGAGAATGCACAAGGTATTTTCGCGTACAGGCTTTTTTGATTATGTAAAAACCATTGGAATGAAGCGGTCTGAATTTCTGATGGCTATTGACCGGGCACCTGGAATAAAGCCGAGCCGCCGCACGTACTTGCATGAAGAAGTATACAGAGAAAAAGCGAAGCAAATAGTTGAGCAGAATTCGACATTGAAAGAGATTTTGCATTAA
- a CDS encoding MFS transporter: MAEKTISQKKLLGVAGLGWMFDAMDVGMLSFIIAALKVEWDLTPQQMGWIGSVNSIGMAVGALVFGIYADRIGRKNIFIITLLMFSLASGLSALTTTLTVFLLLRFFVGMGLGGELPVASTLVSESVPAKDRGRVVVLLESFWALGWLLAAVISYFVIPSYGWQTALVIGALPALYALYLRLKLPDSPAFSPSKVEKRTIGQNIRDVWSKKHARSTLVLWVVWFTVVFSYYGMFLWLPSVMVIKGFDLIQSFGYVLVMTLAQLPGYFTAAWLIERAGRKFVLVVYLLGTAASALVFGNAESTAVLIASGMLLSFFNLGAWGALYAYTPEQYPAVIRGTGSGMAASVGRIGGILGPLLVGSLVASGQSIGFVFGLFCVSIVIGVLVLALLGRETKQTELE, translated from the coding sequence ATGGCAGAAAAAACAATTTCTCAGAAAAAACTGCTTGGCGTTGCCGGGCTCGGCTGGATGTTTGATGCGATGGACGTCGGCATGCTGTCGTTTATTATCGCGGCGCTGAAAGTAGAGTGGGATTTAACGCCGCAACAAATGGGCTGGATCGGCAGCGTAAACTCTATTGGTATGGCAGTGGGTGCGCTCGTATTTGGCATTTATGCCGACCGGATCGGCCGAAAAAATATTTTCATTATTACATTGTTGATGTTTTCACTGGCAAGCGGATTATCCGCCCTGACAACGACGCTTACTGTTTTCTTATTGTTACGCTTTTTCGTTGGAATGGGCTTGGGCGGCGAGCTGCCGGTCGCTTCTACACTTGTATCAGAAAGCGTTCCGGCGAAGGATCGCGGCCGTGTGGTTGTGCTGCTTGAAAGCTTTTGGGCATTGGGCTGGCTGCTGGCTGCTGTCATCTCGTACTTTGTTATTCCATCCTATGGATGGCAGACGGCTCTCGTTATTGGGGCACTGCCGGCGCTTTACGCGCTGTACTTAAGGTTAAAGCTGCCAGATTCGCCGGCGTTTTCCCCGTCTAAAGTTGAAAAACGGACGATTGGGCAAAATATTCGCGATGTATGGTCGAAAAAGCATGCACGGTCTACACTCGTACTATGGGTCGTATGGTTTACGGTCGTGTTTTCTTATTACGGCATGTTTTTATGGCTGCCGAGTGTAATGGTGATAAAAGGTTTTGATTTAATTCAAAGCTTCGGATATGTCCTTGTTATGACTCTGGCACAGCTGCCTGGCTACTTTACGGCTGCCTGGCTGATTGAACGGGCGGGCCGGAAGTTTGTTTTAGTTGTTTATCTGCTTGGCACAGCTGCTTCTGCTCTTGTATTTGGAAATGCTGAATCAACTGCAGTATTGATTGCCTCAGGAATGCTTCTCTCATTCTTTAACCTGGGGGCGTGGGGAGCACTATATGCATACACGCCAGAACAGTACCCAGCTGTTATCCGTGGTACCGGATCCGGCATGGCGGCTTCTGTTGGGCGAATTGGCGGTATTTTAGGTCCGCTTTTAGTTGGCTCGCTTGTTGCGTCCGGCCAGTCGATCGGCTTTGTGTTTGGCTTATTTTGCGTAAGTATTGTTATCGGCGTACTTGTGCTGGCTCTGCTTGGGCGTGAAACAAAACAAACGGAACTCGAATGA
- a CDS encoding SGNH/GDSL hydrolase family protein, with the protein MAKKHKRAAAAVMGTMLAVSSVPPLAVIQAEERDTVKEFDFGTADSPVKEGAVQVTDGSLYDGSTGFGFTDAESLSSVERTGEDPVQSDFVRPGASKFQVDLPNGDYAVTVTSGDALEQTETGVMAESIQKVQNTVAAPGEFTERTFEIALVDGQLTLQWTGTAPVINGLSIKKLPERTAGEEPTVYMAGDSTVQTYDEYWHPEAGWGQMIPRYFNEDIAFSNQSIGGRSSKTFITEGRLDNILRAIRPNDYFLIQFGHNDATISRPERYASVPDYKNYLKTYINGARQRGAEPILVTPVGRRDFQEATGQFNISFPEYVQGMKEVAEEMNVELVDLSARSVEYFNEIGPEGTLAVFLHTDPGVYPAFPNGSQDNTHFQEYGAIQMARLVAGEVEKSSSSLKEFVTSVEPPAAVPSVPKNVKAGNISNAGALLTWDETENTDIYKVYRKESTADSYSLIGTSTLPRLTISGMEEGKSYNLYVTAVNAKGESEPSQTITVQTKQAAYKYDFGLAGTPVAEGYNEVNLSTIYSKEKGFGIIDPAGMIGRDRGAAGDDIVRDWVGYFNNKWEFAADVPNGSYSAKVYVGDLSGTARTDVAVEGVSYGTVSAPKNNYTTKIIPEISIKDGQMNFAFSGATGIVNGIELTPILTAPAQPQAGDISLDPAAPSVSLKWLEAGGAKEYNVYRTMAGTDKTEKVGTVPTTEFTDKTAHVGYKYTYAVTTVDESGQETAPSESVEVSLIDPNIPAPQKPAGLNVTDIEKNKVTFTWDAVDGASSYSVYRSESADGKFEFAGVTTSASFTDSNVLTTIPYYYKAAAVNAGGASAESDVLQTEAVTVLKRQAESLKRSPVAVETDEGVFVSWRILGTDPKNISFHVFRNGKKVNKQPVSGAANLVDPDGKAGDTYEIRPIVSGKEKGYETVTVIEKNYLDIPLDKPEPGMTPLGDPYQYRANDTSIGDVDGDGEYEYIVKWDPSNSKDNSQAGYTGNVYIDAYKHDGTKLWRIDLGKNIRAGAHYTQMIVYDFDGDGKAEVAMKTADGTVDGQGNVIGRADADHRNSSGYVLQGDEFLTVFEGATGKVLTTIAYTPARGDVASWGDSYGNRVDRFLAGVAYLDGETPSLIMARGYYTRTVVSAYQFKNGTLTKQWTFDTNEGKQDYTGQGYHALSVADIDGDAKDEIVYGQMVIDDNGKGLYTTGLGHGDALHVSDLVPSNPGLEVFATQEIKTGPYGYDMRDAKTGRILWGVKTGQDTGRGVAADIDPRHAGAEAWAVSGAWNSRAGGLHTSTGEKISDSIPSANFAIWWDGDLLRELADHTYKESAAAGIGTIDKWDYEQNKLVNLLTAEGTFSNNTTKGNPAIQADLFGDWREEIAWRTEDSSALRIYTTTDLTEHKLYTLMHDLQYRQAVAWQNVGYNQPTHPSFFLGEGMDGQPEARIEPTK; encoded by the coding sequence ATGGCCAAGAAGCACAAGAGAGCAGCAGCGGCTGTTATGGGAACGATGCTTGCTGTTTCCAGTGTTCCGCCGCTTGCTGTTATCCAGGCGGAAGAGAGGGATACAGTAAAAGAATTTGACTTTGGCACAGCAGACAGTCCAGTGAAAGAAGGAGCCGTGCAGGTAACGGACGGAAGCCTGTATGATGGTAGCACCGGCTTTGGTTTTACAGACGCCGAGTCTTTATCTTCTGTAGAACGAACAGGAGAGGATCCGGTTCAATCAGATTTCGTCCGGCCTGGCGCCTCCAAATTTCAAGTTGATTTACCCAATGGTGATTACGCTGTGACCGTTACTTCAGGGGACGCATTGGAACAAACAGAAACCGGCGTGATGGCCGAAAGCATTCAAAAAGTACAGAATACGGTTGCGGCACCCGGTGAGTTTACGGAACGCACCTTTGAAATCGCACTTGTGGACGGCCAGCTGACGCTTCAGTGGACGGGAACAGCGCCTGTGATCAATGGACTGTCGATCAAAAAACTTCCGGAACGGACAGCGGGAGAAGAGCCGACGGTTTACATGGCCGGTGATTCCACCGTGCAGACATACGACGAATACTGGCATCCGGAAGCCGGCTGGGGCCAGATGATTCCACGCTATTTTAATGAAGACATTGCTTTTTCCAATCAGTCGATCGGCGGCCGAAGCTCCAAAACATTTATTACGGAAGGCCGGCTTGATAACATTTTGCGAGCCATCCGTCCAAACGATTACTTCCTCATTCAATTCGGACATAACGATGCGACCATCAGCCGCCCGGAGCGTTACGCATCTGTACCTGATTACAAAAATTACCTCAAGACCTACATCAATGGAGCACGCCAGCGCGGAGCCGAGCCGATTTTAGTCACACCGGTCGGACGCCGTGATTTTCAAGAAGCAACCGGACAATTTAATATCAGCTTCCCTGAATACGTACAGGGTATGAAAGAAGTCGCAGAAGAAATGAATGTTGAACTCGTTGATTTAAGCGCCCGGAGCGTAGAATATTTCAATGAGATCGGCCCTGAAGGCACGCTTGCTGTTTTCCTGCATACAGATCCCGGTGTATACCCTGCTTTCCCAAATGGATCACAGGATAATACACACTTCCAGGAATACGGGGCGATTCAAATGGCGCGGCTCGTTGCCGGTGAAGTAGAAAAAAGCAGCAGCAGTTTAAAAGAATTCGTCACATCTGTTGAGCCGCCGGCTGCCGTACCATCTGTGCCGAAAAACGTCAAAGCCGGCAATATCAGCAATGCCGGAGCGCTTTTAACGTGGGATGAAACAGAAAACACCGATATTTATAAAGTGTATCGGAAAGAATCAACGGCGGATTCCTATTCGCTGATCGGGACAAGCACACTGCCGCGCCTGACGATTTCCGGCATGGAAGAAGGGAAATCATACAATCTTTATGTCACGGCGGTCAATGCGAAAGGCGAATCCGAGCCGTCTCAAACGATTACGGTACAGACAAAGCAAGCTGCTTACAAGTATGACTTCGGCCTAGCCGGCACACCGGTAGCAGAAGGATACAACGAGGTAAATCTATCGACCATTTATTCAAAAGAAAAAGGGTTTGGCATTATCGATCCTGCAGGTATGATAGGACGTGACCGCGGTGCAGCCGGAGATGATATTGTCCGGGACTGGGTTGGTTATTTTAACAACAAGTGGGAATTCGCAGCGGATGTGCCAAACGGATCTTATTCAGCGAAAGTGTATGTCGGTGATTTAAGCGGAACAGCCCGTACAGATGTAGCGGTAGAAGGTGTGAGCTATGGAACCGTTTCTGCACCGAAAAACAACTATACAACCAAAATCATTCCGGAGATTTCGATCAAAGACGGGCAGATGAACTTTGCGTTCAGCGGCGCGACAGGGATTGTAAATGGTATTGAGCTTACCCCAATTTTAACCGCACCAGCCCAGCCGCAGGCAGGTGACATTTCTCTTGATCCAGCTGCTCCATCCGTCTCACTAAAATGGCTGGAAGCGGGCGGTGCGAAAGAGTACAACGTGTACCGGACAATGGCCGGCACAGATAAAACAGAAAAAGTGGGCACTGTGCCAACGACAGAATTCACAGATAAAACCGCCCATGTTGGATACAAGTACACGTATGCTGTCACAACAGTAGATGAAAGCGGACAGGAAACCGCTCCATCCGAATCAGTGGAAGTATCATTGATTGACCCGAACATACCGGCACCCCAAAAACCAGCCGGTTTGAACGTAACCGATATCGAGAAAAATAAAGTGACATTCACGTGGGATGCTGTAGACGGCGCTTCCTCTTATTCGGTTTACCGTTCAGAGTCAGCAGATGGTAAATTTGAATTTGCTGGTGTTACAACGTCTGCTTCTTTTACAGACAGCAATGTGCTGACAACCATTCCGTATTATTATAAAGCAGCAGCTGTAAACGCAGGCGGTGCTTCAGCAGAATCCGATGTACTCCAAACCGAAGCTGTAACTGTTTTAAAGCGGCAGGCAGAGTCCTTGAAACGGTCTCCTGTGGCAGTGGAAACAGATGAAGGTGTGTTTGTGAGCTGGCGGATACTGGGCACAGATCCGAAGAACATTTCATTTCATGTTTTCCGCAATGGAAAAAAAGTAAACAAGCAGCCGGTTTCCGGTGCGGCAAACCTGGTTGATCCAGATGGAAAAGCAGGTGACACATACGAAATCCGTCCGATTGTCTCCGGAAAAGAAAAAGGCTATGAAACTGTTACGGTAATAGAGAAAAACTATTTGGATATTCCGCTTGATAAACCAGAGCCGGGTATGACACCGCTTGGTGATCCATACCAATATCGGGCGAACGACACAAGCATTGGCGATGTGGACGGCGACGGGGAATATGAATATATTGTAAAATGGGATCCGAGCAATTCAAAGGATAATTCCCAGGCAGGCTACACAGGCAATGTATACATTGATGCGTACAAGCACGATGGAACTAAATTATGGCGCATTGATCTCGGTAAAAACATCCGCGCTGGCGCCCATTATACACAAATGATTGTGTACGATTTTGACGGCGACGGAAAAGCGGAGGTCGCCATGAAAACAGCGGACGGTACGGTTGATGGGCAGGGAAATGTGATCGGACGTGCCGATGCAGACCACCGCAATTCGAGCGGTTATGTTTTACAGGGTGATGAATTTTTAACCGTTTTTGAAGGCGCAACGGGCAAAGTTTTAACGACCATTGCATACACACCGGCTCGGGGGGATGTGGCTTCATGGGGCGATTCATATGGCAACAGGGTAGACCGTTTTCTTGCTGGAGTCGCCTACTTGGACGGAGAAACCCCGAGCTTAATTATGGCGCGCGGATATTATACACGCACCGTTGTATCCGCCTACCAGTTTAAAAACGGTACATTAACGAAGCAATGGACGTTTGATACAAACGAAGGCAAGCAGGATTATACAGGACAAGGCTACCATGCGCTTAGTGTCGCAGACATTGATGGCGATGCCAAAGACGAAATTGTATACGGACAGATGGTTATTGATGACAACGGCAAAGGGCTTTATACGACAGGTCTTGGCCACGGCGACGCGCTTCATGTAAGTGATCTTGTACCGTCAAATCCAGGTCTGGAAGTATTTGCGACCCAGGAAATTAAAACAGGCCCGTACGGCTACGATATGCGTGACGCGAAAACGGGACGTATTTTATGGGGTGTGAAAACCGGACAGGACACAGGCCGGGGAGTTGCAGCAGATATTGACCCGCGCCACGCCGGAGCTGAGGCATGGGCCGTTTCAGGCGCCTGGAACAGCCGTGCAGGCGGGCTTCATACATCAACGGGAGAAAAGATTTCTGATTCGATTCCATCCGCAAACTTTGCGATCTGGTGGGATGGCGATCTGCTGCGGGAACTTGCAGATCATACGTATAAGGAATCAGCCGCAGCCGGCATCGGTACGATCGACAAATGGGATTACGAGCAAAATAAACTTGTGAATCTACTAACGGCAGAAGGAACATTCTCAAACAATACGACAAAAGGTAATCCGGCCATTCAAGCAGACTTGTTTGGCGACTGGCGTGAAGAAATTGCCTGGCGGACAGAAGACAGCTCTGCTCTTCGTATTTACACGACAACGGATTTAACGGAGCACAAGCTGTACACATTAATGCATGACCTGCAGTATCGTCAAGCGGTTGCCTGGCAGAATGTCGGCTACAATCAGCCGACTCACCCATCTTTCTTCTTAGGAGAGGGAATGGACGGCCAGCCGGAAGCCCGTATTGAACCAACAAAATAA
- a CDS encoding MtnX-like HAD-IB family phosphatase, giving the protein MTKWAFVSDFDGTISKRDFYWLVIDAYFPEGRDLYPKWKSGEWKDVDFLAKVFGSIHQSEEQIAKDILSIPIDEDVPEFVRSVQAAGGDFFILSAGTDYYIKPIVESRGLENVTVLSNKGVYREQNIHLDIDPEHWSYSERYGIDKAIVIQRLKEEYDVVYFAGDSEPDSHPAVFADRTYAKEALPAILDEKGVPYVHFERFNDIKADLIKEGRLPE; this is encoded by the coding sequence ATGACAAAGTGGGCATTTGTTTCTGATTTTGACGGCACGATTTCAAAACGTGATTTTTACTGGCTTGTAATTGATGCGTATTTTCCGGAAGGACGCGATCTATACCCGAAATGGAAAAGCGGCGAGTGGAAAGATGTTGATTTTTTGGCGAAAGTGTTTGGGTCCATTCATCAAAGCGAGGAACAGATTGCAAAAGACATTTTGTCTATTCCTATTGATGAAGATGTACCGGAGTTTGTCCGATCCGTGCAGGCGGCTGGCGGCGATTTTTTCATTTTAAGCGCCGGCACCGATTACTATATTAAACCAATTGTAGAAAGCCGTGGGCTTGAAAACGTAACTGTGCTTTCCAATAAAGGCGTGTACCGCGAGCAAAATATTCACCTTGATATTGATCCGGAGCACTGGAGTTATTCAGAACGGTACGGGATTGATAAAGCGATTGTGATTCAGCGATTGAAGGAAGAATATGATGTCGTTTATTTTGCTGGAGACAGTGAGCCAGATTCTCATCCAGCTGTTTTTGCGGACCGGACGTATGCGAAAGAAGCACTTCCGGCTATATTAGACGAAAAAGGGGTCCCTTATGTCCACTTTGAACGCTTTAATGATATTAAAGCAGATTTAATTAAAGAAGGAAGGCTGCCCGAATGA